One genomic region from Zalophus californianus isolate mZalCal1 chromosome 2, mZalCal1.pri.v2, whole genome shotgun sequence encodes:
- the LOC113925484 gene encoding homeobox protein SIX3-like: MTDNCCEASMFLPGHAQFCNIMHKSRHPVRVVVRLGAWRGGEGEAREAGAGCRCVRARSCRVRVRAGFCAVSLGLSHGLQPPPLPCLLSSRVLISLRWHGGGGGGGGARGGGGGGGGGGGGGGGGGGGGEQLIIVMVAGAAAAAAAQPSVRGCSPRGVLQRTSPIYFCSRLGLSMCLLPPARGFDI, from the exons ATGACAGACAACTGCTGTGAAGCTTCAATGTTTCTGCCTGGTCATGCACAGTTCTGCAATATAATGCATAAAT CTCGGCATCCAGTCAGGGTAGTAGTGAGGTTGGGGGCgtggaggggcggggagggcgaGGCGAGGGAGGCGGGAGCCGGGTGCCGGTGCGTGCGCGCCCGCTCCTGCCGGGTGAGAGTCCGGGCCGGGTTTTGCGCCGTGTCCCTCGGCTTGTCTCACGGCCTCCAGCCGCCGCCGCTGCCGTGTTTACTGAGCTCGCGCGTCCTGATATCACTCCGCTggcatggaggaggaggaggaggtggaggagcgagaggaggaggaggaggcggcggcggtggcggcggcggcggcggcggcggcggcggcggcggcgagcagTTGATCATTGTGATGGTGGCAGGagcagcggcggcagcggcagcccAGCCGAGCGTTAGGGGCTGCTCTCCGCGCGGCGTTTTGCAAAGGACTTCACCGATCTACTTTTGCAGTCGCCTCGGACTGTCCATGTGTTTACTTCCCCCAGCCCGAGGATTCGATATCTAG